In Osmia bicornis bicornis chromosome 1, iOsmBic2.1, whole genome shotgun sequence, the following proteins share a genomic window:
- the LOC114872775 gene encoding protein lin-7 homolog C, protein MVTMGEPLTLANDVKRSIELLDKLQKGGEIPATKLAALQKVLQSDFLSAVREVYEHVYETVDIQGSQDVRASATAKATVAAFAASEGHAHPRVVELPKTEEGLGFNVMGGKEQNSPIYISRIIPGGVADRHGGLKRGDQLLSVNGVCVEGENHEKAVELLKQAQNSVKLVVRYTPRVLEEMELRFDKQRAARRRQHMQ, encoded by the exons ATGGTTACGATGGGCGAACCCCTCACTTTAGCAAATG ATGTTAAGAGGTCCATTGAATTATTAGACAAATTACAGAaag GTGGAGAAATACCTGCCACAAAATTAGCTGCCTTACAAAAAGTTTTACAAAGTGATTTTTTGAGCGCTGTTCGCGAAGTATACGAACATGTATATGAAACTGTAGATATTCAG GGTTCTCAAGATGTTCGTGCATCGGCTACTGCTAAAGCAACGGTTGCTGCTTTTGCGGCAAGCGAAGGTCACGCACATCCACGGGTAGTTGAATTACCAAAAACCGAAGAAGGTCTTGGTTTTAATGTGATGGGAGGCAAGGAACAAAACTCGCCAATTTATATTTCACGAATTATCCCTGGAGGTGTTGCCGATCGACATGGAGGCTTGAAACGCGGTGATCAGCTTCTTTCAGTGAACGGAGTC tgtGTTGAAggagaaaatcatgaaaaggCAGTAGAATTACTAAAACAAGCACAAAATTCTGTGAAACTGGTTGTACGATACACTCCACGTGTCTTGGAAGAAATGGAATTGCGATTTGACAAGCAAAGAGCAGCGCGTAGGCGTCAACACATGcaataa
- the LOC114872784 gene encoding peroxisomal multifunctional enzyme type 2 has translation MKGPGELRFDGRVVIVTGAGAGLGRAYALLFASRGASVVVNDLGGGKDGDGKSTKSANAVVAEIKKNGGKAVANYDSVLDGAKIVKTAIDTFGRLDVVVNNAGILRDKSFAKMSESDWDLVQNVHLKGSFKVAQAAWPYFTKQNYGRIIMTASNSGLYGNFGQANYSSAKMGLVGLANTLAIEGRSKNINTNVIIPTAASRLTENILPPEFFQQLKPELIAPVVAWLCHEKCTENGSIIESALGWAGKCHVIRSSGATLRQDLSSDVTLEDVEKNWETVTDMSSAKRYNSIEEVTGHLLTSVEEMKSGNSGSENNSVYKHTYNHRDTILYALGVGATVQEPSDYRYLYENDSNFAVIPTFYVLHAPIYFMSSSMLENSLPGLQMDPTRILHGEQYIEVYKQLPTEGTVESRFKLLDVLDKDKGAVLLIHQETFDTATGEKLAVGQMTLYVIGAGGFKGKRTSSHSVPVIDPPNRKPDASVTQQTSYDQAALYRLSGDTNPLHIDLTIATMAGHKKPILHGLCSLGFSVRHVLQSYADGDPSLFKCVKARFAKPFYPGQALRTDMWREGNRIHFQTYKTDDNVPILTGGYVDLKDVKSKQSVTPSINVSTNATNLESDPVFTTISEYVKQHPEEVKKINGIFLYHILVKGKPQATWTLDLKKAEVYKGEPKSGKPDATLTLEDADMIQMALGKLNPQMAFIQKKLKITGNIMLTQKLKSLMDAGKSKL, from the exons ATGAAGGGTCCAGGAGAACTACGTTTTGACGGCCGAGTAGTTATAGTAACTGGAGCTGGGGCAG GCCTAGGCCGTGCATATGCATTGCTCTTTGCTTCAAGAGGAGCCAGTGTTGTAGTAAATGATTTAGGTGGAGGAAAAGACGGTGATGGAAAAAGTACCAAGAGTGCAAATGCAGTTGTTgcagaaattaaaaagaatg GTGGTAAAGCAGTTGCCAATTATGATTCTGTGCTTGATGGTGCAAAAATTGTTAAAACAGCTATTGATACATTTGGGAGATTAGATGTGGTTGTTAATAATGCTGGAATTTTGAGAGATAAATCATTTGCTAAAATGTCAGAGTCAGACTGGG atttGGTACAAAATGTTCACCTGAAAGGTTCTTTTAAAGTTGCTCAAGCTGCTTGGCCATATTTTACTAAACAAAATTATGGTCGAATAATAATGACAGCAAGTAATAGTGGATTATATGGAAATTTTGGCCAAGCTAATTACAGTTCAGCAAAAATGGGTCTTGTTGGTTTGGCTAATACATTGGCTATCGAAGGGAGATCAAAAAACATAAATACCAATGTAATAATTCCGACTGCTGCTTCTCGTTTAACAGAAAATATTTTGCCACCAG AGTTCTTTCAGCAATTGAAACCTGAATTAATAGCGCCGGTAGTTGCTTGGTTGTGCCATGAGAAATGTACAGAAAATGGTTCAATTATTGAATCTGCACTAGGTTGGGCTGGGAAAT gCCACGTGATTCGCTCTTCAGGTGCCACTTTGAGGCAAGATTTATCGAGTGATGTGACTCTGGAAGATGTTGAGAAAAATTGGGAAACTGTTACCGATATGTCATCCGCTAAACGTTATAATTCCATCGAA GAAGTGACAGGACACTTGTTAACTTCTGTTGAAGAAATGAAATCTGGAAATTCCGGATCTGAG aACAACAGTGTCTATAAACACACTTACAATCACCGGGATACAATACTATACGCTTTAGGAG ttgGTGCTACTGTTCAAGAACCATCTGATTACCGTTATTTGTACGAAAATGACAGCAATTTTGCTGTAATACCTACGTTTTACGTTTTACATGCTCCGATATACTTTATGTCTTCTTCGATGCTCGAAAACAGTCTACCCGGTTTGCAAATGGACCCAACGCGG atATTGCACGGGGAACAATATATTGAAGTTTACAAACAATTGCCGACGGAAGGTACAGTGGAATCACGATTCAAGCTTCTGGATGTATTGGATAAGGATAAGGGTGCTGTGCTTCTGATACATC AGGAAACATTTGATACTGCCACTGGTGAAAAGTTAGCTGTAGGACAAATGACACTATATGTAATAGGAGCAGGTGGTTTCAAAGGAAAGCGAACATCTTCGCACAGTGTACCAGTCATTGATCCCCCAAATCGAAAACCTGATGCATCGGTTACTCAACAGACCAGCTATGATCAG GCTGCATTATATAGATTGAGTGGAGATACAAATCCTTTACACATTGATTTAACTATAGCTACGATGGCTGGTCATAAAAAACCCATTCTGCATGGACTATGCTCCCTTGGATTTTCTGTTCGTCATGTACTTCAATCATATGCTGACGGTGATCCAAGTTTATTTAAATGCGTTAAG GCTCGTTTTGCGAAACCGTTCTATCCAGGACAAGCATTGCGAACCGACATGTGGCGAGAAGGAAATAGGATACATTTCCAAACGTATAAAACAGATGACAATGTACCAATTTTAACAG GTGGCTATGTTGATTTGAAAGATGTAAAATCTAAGCAATCAGTAACACCTTCAATAAATGTTTCTACTAATGCTACAAATCTTGAAAGTGATCCGGTGTTCACCACAATCAGTGAATATGTAAAACAGCATCCAGAAGaagtaaagaaaattaacgGAATCTTTCTTTACCATATTTTAGTGAAAGGGAAACCACAGGCAACGTGGA CTTTGGATTTGAAAAAAGCTGAAGTTTATAAGGGCGAACCGAAATCGGGTAAGCCCGATGCAACGCTGACTCTGGAAGATGCGGATATGATTCAAATG gcTTTGGGAAAATTAAATCCACAAATGGCATTTATACAAAAGAAACTAAAAATTACAGGAAATATCATGCTCACGCAAAAACTAAAGTCACTTATGGATGCTGGTAAATCGAAGttgtaa
- the LOC114872787 gene encoding G/T mismatch-specific thymine DNA glycosylase-like has product MGMILRSAMCSLTLSKLKKKIAVEKLDKPKKKIDRFDGLSEEEVQKHTLPDYLEMNLDMVFVGINPGLMSAYRGRYYAGPGNHFYKLLYESGLTPRCLTYEEDYKLLRYGIGLTNIVERATKSSADLKRTELKEGSKIVEEKLLLYRPKIAVFNGKCIYEVFANKTGNFNFGLQPECIGDVAIWVTPSSSARCANFPRMSDKLHFFTSLKKYLQFLKGEITDVDTKEFSFEGKCKQFIPRTSKMWRRKNVSAFLHGGRVANKDTICLDTSDVAIAHSTEFIVDQVQSVGQETDEKEEITSLDNSVACISQDGVKTFFENNSLSQTVSGSTDSEKNVKSETTISKVRTNVNKKKRSVKRLSQKSAKTRDYCRNNPDSDFVNIIKQRLMNKVENNSDEESDIENK; this is encoded by the coding sequence atggGAATGATTTTACGTAGCGCGATGTGTTCCCTTACtttaagtaaattaaaaaagaagatagCCGTAGAAAAGCTCGACAAaccaaaaaagaaaattgatcgATTCGATGGGTTATCAGAGGAAGAGGTACAGAAACATACTCTGCCAGACTATTTGGAAATGAACTTGGACATGGTTTTCGTTGGAATAAATCCTGGTTTAATGTCAGCATATCGTGGTAGATATTACGCGGGTCCGGGTAATCACTTTTACAAACTTTTATACGAATCAGGACTAACTCCTCGATGTTTAACATACGAAGAAGATTACAAACTCCTTCGATACGGAATTGGCTTGACGAATATAGTAGAACGAGCCACAAAATCCTCCGCTGACTTGAAACGTACGGAACTTAAAGAAGGTTCCAAAATCGTCGAAGAAAAACTGTTACTGTATAGACCAAAAATTGCTGTTTTTAATGGCAAATGCATCTATGAGGTGTTTGCTAATAAAACaggtaatttcaattttggaTTGCAACCAGAATGCATCGGAGATGTTGCAATTTGGGTTACTCCGTCGAGCAGTGCCCGTTGTGCGAATTTCCCTAGAATGTCCGACAAATTGCACTTTTTTACCTCTCTGAAGAAATACTTACAGTTCTTAAAAGGAGAAATTACGGACGTCGATACAAAGGAGTTTTCGTTCGAAGGAAAATGTAAACAATTTATTCCAAGAACCTCGAAGATGTGGAGGCGAAAAAATGTATCTGCGTTCTTGCATGGGGGAAGAGTCGCTAATAAGGATACTATATGTTTAGATACCTCTGATGTAGCAATAGCTCATAGCACGGAATTTATTGTGGATCAAGTACAGTCTGTTGGGCAGGAAACTGacgaaaaggaagaaattacGTCACTGGATAATTCAGTAGCATGTATTTCGCAAGATGGCGTAAAGacgttttttgaaaataattcactTTCGCAAACGGTAAGCGGTTCAACTGATTCggaaaaaaatgtaaaatctGAAACGACGATATCAAAAGTTCGAACgaatgttaataaaaaaaaaagaagtgttAAAAGACTTTCACAAAAATCAGCTAAAACCAGAGACTACTGTAGAAACAACCCTGATTCAGATTTTGTAAACATAATAAAACAAAGACTTATGAACAAGGTTGAGAATAATTCTGATGAAGAAAGtgatatagaaaataaataa
- the LOC114872785 gene encoding uncharacterized protein LOC114872785, protein MAKCNKKRWSSRRVSIKQKMQNLRRQKNVLRHKMDNMLTPTPNDETLREKWSMSIPGVEFLKSNQRACEFHFEDHFLIKEYKKHDHSDNIIAQVPLAHAHLEKGAVPTIFDHTYGSKSVPTAVTIDHTYALPPCSSHPVIKVEAEDVNINTNDEQLLDPSRKDELQSEDLSPKIDTNFVSTQFQCFTSTSSDIHTNVDFKCENEILSEDVEIKHECSTNDDLQSQSNDNPQEDTNMYKNSECVWTSVVFDSISFKLRSLTDGGYEDNLCIKLPKPWNVNKLPNGSEETLLFTCIVQNEEYGIQKHILEKAVIIKASREITYEVYSTPVDVSCAKLPTFLKEISRLPEILKKFKDLRICQGIMPVDIDYVQDKADFRRDIYSNLRHKDCSILSINSKRCTVCKKSSKTLSQKVKRIRNRKNIRIFNSVNLLDQMKFKALKKKIKFRAAKTYCLKKRYKSLTDSLQNQQNKVTIITNK, encoded by the exons atggctaagtgtaataaaaaacgGTGGAGCTCGAGACGCGTTTCTATAAAGCAAAAAATGCAGAATTTGAGACGACAAAAAAATGTACTGCGGCATAAGATGGACAACATGCTAACACCAA CGCCAAATGACGAAACTCTGAGGGAAAAGTGGAGCATGTCCATTCCAGGAgtggaatttttaaaatcgAATCAACGCGCGtgtgaatttcattttgaggatcattttttaatcaaagaatataaaaaacatGATCACAGTGATAATATTATAGCACAG GTTCCTCTTGCACATGCTCATTTAGAAAAAGGTGCTGTGCCAACAATATTTGACCACACTTATGGATCAAAAAGTGTTCCTACTGCTGTAACTATAGACCATACATATGCATTACCACCAT GTTCCTCCCACCCAGTGATAAAGGTTGAAGCTGAAGATGTTAATATAAATACCAATGATGAAC AGTTACTAGATCCATCAAGAAAGGATGAATTACAGAGTGAAGATTTATCTCCAAAAATTGATACAAATTTTGTGTCCACTCAGTTTCAATGTTTTACTTCTACGTCTTCTGACATTCACACTAATGTGGATTTTAAGT GTGAGAATGAAATACTGAGCGAGGACGTGGAAATAAAGCATGAATGTTCAACAAATGATGATTTACAATCTCAATCGAATGATAATCCGCAAGAGGACACGAATATGTACAAAAATTCCGAGTGTGTTTGGACCAGTGTTGTTTTTGATTCTATTTCATTCAAATTAAGATCTCTAA cTGATGGCGGTTATGAGGACAATTTATGTATAAAACTGCCAAAACCGTggaacgtgaataaattaccgAATGGGTCGGAAGAAACTCTTTTATTCACGTGCATTGTACAGAACGAAGAATACGGAATTCAAAAACATATTCTTGAGAAAGCCGTCATAATTAAGGCATCTAGAGAAATAACTTATGAAGTTTATTCTACACCTGTTGATGTTAGTTGTGCAAAACTTCCAACATTTTTAAAAGAGATTTCAAGATTGCCAgagatattaaaaaagtttAAGGATTTACGTATTTGCCAAGGTATTATGCCTGTAGACATAGATTATGTACAAGACAAAGCTGATTTCAGAAGAGACATCTATTCAAATTTACGTCATAAAGATTGCTCTATTTTATCGATTAATAGCAAAAGATGCACTGTTTGCAAAAAATCTTCTAAAACGTTGTCACAAAAAGttaaaagaataagaaacaGAAAGAACATACGTATATTTAATTCCGTAAATCTTCTcgatcaaatgaaatttaaagctttaaaaaagaaaattaagttTCGTGCTGCGAAAActtattgtttaaaaaagaGATATAAGTCACTAACCGATTCCTTACAAAATCAGCAAAATAAAGTTACTATCATCACAAATAAATGA
- the LOC114872789 gene encoding trans-Golgi network integral membrane protein 1-like isoform X1 — MGNRIARSFYELGFLIYFLFFTKVLSEASKSTTENIINVMKNDTELCTLPPFVYENDIIKDCSSLNYPDKNITINNPNTFLCLAFYDTWHKVCNSNTSHQIPPDSIKFKPYIEKFLPTKGHETMFCENIKSVTFTYKKLKPLLSPIHIDKSNVCDSTCFDIKENFNPLCVVLAWSKSIDEYVINVSKPKQTQLQHLPTNIGVSQSKNPNSELNKTPEKIATKDADIQQKKQSSMKPSLPNSVHTLPQIIAKDKSSIKSESVDNKKNVFENRVSEKSEKLPEKSEKASEKSAKAPEKLEKALEDPDKTLKNLDKASENPDQTPENPNKPPENVDKISENADKTLENQDKTPEIPDDMNDIEENKKDITDIKTSTISENTQDHDNSVNQYDPNDGPFRLLDTAVDQNQNIPEPSEQRDIISHYHSRRSDEESHFFTYFTLVFLISIAAYIGYHNKQKILAIVLEGRRSRNNRGRRRPSTANYRKLDCTLEEAVTSQCNANVTHVIY, encoded by the exons ATGGGAAATCGTATAGCTCGTTCGTTCTACGAGCTTGGTTTTTTAatctactttctttttttcacaaAAGTGTTAAGTGAAGCAAGTAAATCAACAactgaaaatattataaacgTCATGAAAAATGATACAGAACTATGTACTTTGCCACCATTTGTGtatgaaaatgatattataAAGGATTGTTCTTCTTTAAATTATCctgataaaaatataacaattaaTAATCCAAATACTTTTTTATGCTTAGCCTTTTATGATACATGGCATAAAGTTTGTAATTCTAATACTTCTCATCAGATACCACCTGAtagtattaaatttaaacCATACATTGAGAAATTTCTTCCTACAAAAGGTCATGAAACAATGTtctgtgaaaatattaaaagtgttacatttacatataaaaaattaaaaccaTTGTTATCACCTATACATATTGACAAATCTAATGTATGTGATTCAACGTGttttgatataaaagaaaattttaatccaCTTTGCGTAGTATTAGCATGGAGTAAAAGTATTGATGAATACGTAATAAATGTGAGTAAACCTAAACAGACACAGTTACAACATTTACCAACGAACATTGGAGTATCTCAGTCTAAGAATCCAAATtcagaattaaataaaacaccAGAAAAAATAGCAACAAAGGATGCTGATATTCAACAAAAGAAACAAAGTTCAATGAAACCATCATTGCCAAACTCAGTACATACATTGCCTCAGATAATTGCAAAGGATAAATCTTCCATAAAATCTGAATCAGTtgataataagaaaaatgtttttGAGAATCGAGTATCTGAGAAATCAGAGAAATTACCAGAGAAATCAGAGAAAGCATCCGAGAAATCAGCGAAAGCACCTGAGAAATTAGAGAAAGCACTTGAGGATCCAGATAAAACACTTAAGAATCTAGATAAAGCATCTGAGAATCCAGATCAAACACCTGAGAATCCAAATAAACCACCTGAGAATGTAGATAAAATATCTGAGAATGCAGATAAAACACTTGAAAATCAAGATAAAACACCTGAAATTCCAGATGATATGAATGACAttgaagaaaacaaaaaagataTTACTGATATTAAAACAAGTACAATATCAGAAAATACTCAGGATCATGATAACTCTGTTAATCAATATG atCCAAATGATGGACCTTTTCGTCTTCTTGATACGG CAGTTGATCAAAATCAAAACATACCTGAACCTTCAGAACAAAGGGATATTATATCTCATTATCATAGTAGAAGATCAGATGAAGAATCTCATTTTTTCACTTACTTTACACTCGTTTTCCTGATCTCTATAGCAGCATATATAGGTTATCATAATAAACAAAAg ATACTAGCTATTGTATTGGAAGGACGAAGATCGCGAAATAATCGTGGTAGACGACGACCAAGCACAGCTAATTATCGTAAGCTAGATTGTACATTAGAAGAGGCAGTTACTTCACAGTGTAACGCGAATGTCACCCATGTCATATATTAA
- the LOC114872789 gene encoding trans-Golgi network integral membrane protein 1-like isoform X2 — protein sequence MGNRIARSFYELGFLIYFLFFTKVLSEASKSTTENIINVMKNDTELCTLPPFVYENDIIKDCSSLNYPDKNITINNPNTFLCLAFYDTWHKVCNSNTSHQIPPDSIKFKPYIEKFLPTKGHETMFCENIKSVTFTYKKLKPLLSPIHIDKSNVCDSTCFDIKENFNPLCVVLAWSKSIDEYVINVSKPKQTQLQHLPTNIGVSQSKNPNSELNKTPEKIATKDADIQQKKQSSMKPSLPNSVHTLPQIIAKDKSSIKSESVDNKKNVFENRVSEKSEKLPEKSEKASEKSAKAPEKLEKALEDPDKTLKNLDKASENPDQTPENPNKPPENVDKISENADKTLENQDKTPEIPDDMNDIEENKKDITDIKTSTISENTQDHDNSVNQYDPNDGPFRLLDTVDQNQNIPEPSEQRDIISHYHSRRSDEESHFFTYFTLVFLISIAAYIGYHNKQKILAIVLEGRRSRNNRGRRRPSTANYRKLDCTLEEAVTSQCNANVTHVIY from the exons ATGGGAAATCGTATAGCTCGTTCGTTCTACGAGCTTGGTTTTTTAatctactttctttttttcacaaAAGTGTTAAGTGAAGCAAGTAAATCAACAactgaaaatattataaacgTCATGAAAAATGATACAGAACTATGTACTTTGCCACCATTTGTGtatgaaaatgatattataAAGGATTGTTCTTCTTTAAATTATCctgataaaaatataacaattaaTAATCCAAATACTTTTTTATGCTTAGCCTTTTATGATACATGGCATAAAGTTTGTAATTCTAATACTTCTCATCAGATACCACCTGAtagtattaaatttaaacCATACATTGAGAAATTTCTTCCTACAAAAGGTCATGAAACAATGTtctgtgaaaatattaaaagtgttacatttacatataaaaaattaaaaccaTTGTTATCACCTATACATATTGACAAATCTAATGTATGTGATTCAACGTGttttgatataaaagaaaattttaatccaCTTTGCGTAGTATTAGCATGGAGTAAAAGTATTGATGAATACGTAATAAATGTGAGTAAACCTAAACAGACACAGTTACAACATTTACCAACGAACATTGGAGTATCTCAGTCTAAGAATCCAAATtcagaattaaataaaacaccAGAAAAAATAGCAACAAAGGATGCTGATATTCAACAAAAGAAACAAAGTTCAATGAAACCATCATTGCCAAACTCAGTACATACATTGCCTCAGATAATTGCAAAGGATAAATCTTCCATAAAATCTGAATCAGTtgataataagaaaaatgtttttGAGAATCGAGTATCTGAGAAATCAGAGAAATTACCAGAGAAATCAGAGAAAGCATCCGAGAAATCAGCGAAAGCACCTGAGAAATTAGAGAAAGCACTTGAGGATCCAGATAAAACACTTAAGAATCTAGATAAAGCATCTGAGAATCCAGATCAAACACCTGAGAATCCAAATAAACCACCTGAGAATGTAGATAAAATATCTGAGAATGCAGATAAAACACTTGAAAATCAAGATAAAACACCTGAAATTCCAGATGATATGAATGACAttgaagaaaacaaaaaagataTTACTGATATTAAAACAAGTACAATATCAGAAAATACTCAGGATCATGATAACTCTGTTAATCAATATG atCCAAATGATGGACCTTTTCGTCTTCTTGATACGG TTGATCAAAATCAAAACATACCTGAACCTTCAGAACAAAGGGATATTATATCTCATTATCATAGTAGAAGATCAGATGAAGAATCTCATTTTTTCACTTACTTTACACTCGTTTTCCTGATCTCTATAGCAGCATATATAGGTTATCATAATAAACAAAAg ATACTAGCTATTGTATTGGAAGGACGAAGATCGCGAAATAATCGTGGTAGACGACGACCAAGCACAGCTAATTATCGTAAGCTAGATTGTACATTAGAAGAGGCAGTTACTTCACAGTGTAACGCGAATGTCACCCATGTCATATATTAA
- the LOC114872790 gene encoding trypsin-1-like isoform X1, producing MKSSWCFGLLAVLIFTTVACQASTLGEKVKNFFGIFGNKPPYSVEAPGPCYCNCGLRNEESRIVGGQTTRMNEFPWMARLSYLNKFYCGGTLINDRYVLTAAHCVKGPIFRFMWFMIKVTFGEHDRCIEKGAETRYVVRVLTGDFSFLNFDNDIALLRLNERVPLSDTIRPICLPSVRDNQYVGTKAIASGWGTLHEDGKPSCLLQEVEVPVMSLVDCRNTSYSPRMISDNMICAGYLDGKKDSCQGDSGGPLIAEREDKKYELIGIVSWGNGCAREGYPGVYTRVTRYIDWIIYHSREGCFCDQN from the exons atgaaatcctCCTGGTGCTTTGGATTATTGGCTGTTCTAATTTTCACCACAGTGGCTTGTCAA gCAAGCACGTTAGgtgaaaaagtgaaaaatttttttgggATCTTTGGTAACAAACCACCGTATTCTGTAGAAGCACCTGGGCCATGTTATTGCA ACTGCGGACTGCGAAACGAGGAAAGTCGAATAGTTGGAGGTCAAACAACTCGTATGAACGAATTCCCATGGATGGCAAGGTTATcgtatttgaataaattttattgtgGTGGAACTTTAATAAACGATCGCTATGTCCTCACTGCTGCTCATTGCGTCAAAGG TCCTATTTTCAGATTCATGTGGTTTATGATCAAAGTCACCTTCGGCGAACACGACAGGTGTATCGAAAAGGGAGCCGAAACTAGATACGTAGTCAGAGTACTGACAGGTGATTTTAGCTTCCTCAATTTTGACAACGACATCGCCCTATTGCGGTTAAACGAGAGGGTACCTTTAAGTGACACCATAAGACCTATATGTCTACCATCTGTAAGAG ATAATCAATATGTCGGGACAAAAGCAATTGCATCCGGCTGGGGTACGTTACACGAGGACGGAAAGCCATCTTGTCTTTTACAGGAAGTCGAAGTACCGGTTATGAGTCTTGTGGACTGCCGTAACACCAGCTATAGCCCTCGCATGATTTCTGATAACATGATATGTGCTGGATATCTTGATGGCAAAAAGGATTCTTGtcaa GGAGACAGCGGAGGACCGCTCATAGCTGAACGCGAAGACAAGAAATACGAACTAATAGGTATAGTATCGTGGGGTAATGGATGCGCCCGGGAAGGATATCCTGGTGTTTATACAAGAGTCACACGATACATTGATTGGATCATTTATCATTCCCGAGAAGGATGTTTCTGTGATCAAAACTAA
- the LOC114872790 gene encoding trypsin-1-like isoform X2, translating into MKSSWCFGLLAVLIFTTVACQASTLGEKVKNFFGIFGNKPPYSVEAPGPCYCNCGLRNEESRIVGGQTTRMNEFPWMARLSYLNKFYCGGTLINDRYVLTAAHCVKGFMWFMIKVTFGEHDRCIEKGAETRYVVRVLTGDFSFLNFDNDIALLRLNERVPLSDTIRPICLPSVRDNQYVGTKAIASGWGTLHEDGKPSCLLQEVEVPVMSLVDCRNTSYSPRMISDNMICAGYLDGKKDSCQGDSGGPLIAEREDKKYELIGIVSWGNGCAREGYPGVYTRVTRYIDWIIYHSREGCFCDQN; encoded by the exons atgaaatcctCCTGGTGCTTTGGATTATTGGCTGTTCTAATTTTCACCACAGTGGCTTGTCAA gCAAGCACGTTAGgtgaaaaagtgaaaaatttttttgggATCTTTGGTAACAAACCACCGTATTCTGTAGAAGCACCTGGGCCATGTTATTGCA ACTGCGGACTGCGAAACGAGGAAAGTCGAATAGTTGGAGGTCAAACAACTCGTATGAACGAATTCCCATGGATGGCAAGGTTATcgtatttgaataaattttattgtgGTGGAACTTTAATAAACGATCGCTATGTCCTCACTGCTGCTCATTGCGTCAAAGG ATTCATGTGGTTTATGATCAAAGTCACCTTCGGCGAACACGACAGGTGTATCGAAAAGGGAGCCGAAACTAGATACGTAGTCAGAGTACTGACAGGTGATTTTAGCTTCCTCAATTTTGACAACGACATCGCCCTATTGCGGTTAAACGAGAGGGTACCTTTAAGTGACACCATAAGACCTATATGTCTACCATCTGTAAGAG ATAATCAATATGTCGGGACAAAAGCAATTGCATCCGGCTGGGGTACGTTACACGAGGACGGAAAGCCATCTTGTCTTTTACAGGAAGTCGAAGTACCGGTTATGAGTCTTGTGGACTGCCGTAACACCAGCTATAGCCCTCGCATGATTTCTGATAACATGATATGTGCTGGATATCTTGATGGCAAAAAGGATTCTTGtcaa GGAGACAGCGGAGGACCGCTCATAGCTGAACGCGAAGACAAGAAATACGAACTAATAGGTATAGTATCGTGGGGTAATGGATGCGCCCGGGAAGGATATCCTGGTGTTTATACAAGAGTCACACGATACATTGATTGGATCATTTATCATTCCCGAGAAGGATGTTTCTGTGATCAAAACTAA